The Microbacterium limosum sequence GCGCACCGTGCGCTCGATCCCGCCGTGAAGGCCGCCATCGACCTGACCCCCGTGTCGGCGCACCCGATGGACGTCGTCCGCACGGCGGTGTCGGTGCTCGGCGCGCGGGATGCCGAGGCATCCGATTCCTCGCCCGAGGCGGATCTGCGCAAGAGCGTGCGCCTCTTCGCGGCGCTGCCCGCCGCGATCGCCTACGACCAGCGGCGTCGGTGGGGAAGGGATCCGATCGAGCCGCGGGAGGACCTCGACTACTCCCGCAACTTCCTGTGGATGACCTTCGGCGAGGAGCCCCACGAGGTCGTCGCCAGGGCTTTCGACGTGTCGATGATCCTGTACGCCGAGCACTCCTTCAACGCCTCGACCTTCACGGCGCGCGTCATCACATCGACGATGGCCGACCTGCACTCCGCGGTCGTCGGTGCGATCGGTGCGCTCAAGGGGCCGCTGCACGGCGGCGCCAACGAGGCCGTCATGCATGTCTTCGACGAGATCGGCGAAGCCGCCGCGGTCGAGGCGTGGCTGGACGAGGCGCTGGCGACCAAGCGCAAGATCATGGGCTTCGGGCACCGCGTCTACAAGAGCGGCGACTCGCGCGTGCCCACGATGAAGGCGGCGCTCGACACGCTCGTGGAGCACTACGGCGCGCAAGAGCTCGCCGCGCTCTACGACGCGCTCGAGGCGCACTTCGTCGCGCGCAAGGGCATCCACCCGAACCTGGACTACCCCTCCGGGCCCGCCTACCGCCTCATGGGGTTCGACACGGAGCTGTTCACGCCGCTGTTCGTCGCGGCGCGGGTGACGGGGTGGACCGCGCACATCATGGAGCAGGCGGCGTCCAACGCCCTCATCCGGCCGCTCTCGGAATACGTCGGACCCGACGAGCGCCAGGTCCCCGGCGCGTAGCCTGAACGCATGCGATCAGCCGTCATCATCGATGCCGTGCGCACCCCCTCGGGGCGCGGCAAGCCCGGGGGCGCGCTCAGCGGCATCCACCCCGTCGACCTCGCCGCGCTGACGCTGCGAGCGCTGCTCGAGCGCAACGGCCTCGAACCCGGCCGGGTCGACGACGTGATCCTCGGGTGCGTGAGCCAGGTGGGGGAGCAGGGCATGAACGTCGCCCGGCGGGCGGTGCTCGCGGCCGGGTTTCCCGAGACGGTGCCGGCGACGAGCATCGACCGGCAGTGCGGATCGAGCCAGCAGGCGGCGCACTTCGCCGCGCAGGGGGTGATGGCGGGCGCCTACGACATCGTCATCGCGGGCGGTGTCGAGTCGATGAGCCGCGTGCCCCTCGGGTCGTCCACGTCGAGCGGTTCGCCGATCTCGCCCGCGATGCGCGGGCGCTACCCCGACGGCCTCGTGAACCAGGGTGTCTCGGCCGAGCTGATCCCGGCCCGCTGGGGGCTCGATCGCGACGCGCTCGACGCGTATGCCGCGGCATCCCACGCCCGGGCGGTGGATGCCGCGGCCCGCGGCCTCTTCGACGGCCAGATCGTCCCCGTTCCCGCGCCCGAGGGCCCCGTGACCGCGGACGAGACCATCCGCCCCGCGACGACCGTCGAGGGTCTCCGCGCGCTCGGACCGGCGTTCCGCACCGATGCGATGGCCGAGCGCTTCCCCGACCTCGACTGGCGCATCACGGCCGGATCGTCCTCACCGCTGACCGACGGTGCCTCCGCCGTGCTGATCATGGGGGAGGACGTCGCGGCGGCGCTGGGCCTGCGGCCCCGCGCCCGCTTCCACGCCTTCGCGGTCGTCGGCGACGACCCGCTCATGATGCTGACGGGGCCGATCCCCGCGACCCGGCGCGTCCTCGACCGGGCAGGACTCTCGATCGACGACATCGACGCGTTCGAGGTGAACGAGGCGTTCGCGTCGGTGCCGCTGGTGTGGCTCCGCGAGCTCGGGGCGGATGCCGGGCGCACGAACGCCTGGGGAGGTGCGATCGCGCTCGGCCACGCCCTCGGGTCGTCGGGCACGCGCCTGCTCGGCACGCTCCTGGCGCGCCTCGAGCACGACGGCGGCCGTTTCGGCCTGCAGACCATGTGCGAGGGCGGCGGGCTCGCGAACGCGACGATCATCGAGCGCCTCTAGCGCCGCCCCCGCGCCCGCCGGCGCTCCGCCCGCGCCGCCCCGCCCGCCGGCGCTCCGCCCGCCGGCGCTCGCCTGTCACGAACCGCGCGCGCGGGTGCCGTCGGGGAGCGGGTTGCGACAGGGGAGCACCGTGATCCGGGCGGGGGTGGGGGTGACGCGGGCGTGCGCCGGCCCGGAATAGACTCGTCGGGGCGGAGGAGCGGCATGAGGATCATCGTCCCGGTCAAGGGTGTCCCCGATACGTGCGGGGATCGTGCGTCCTCGCTCGAGGCGCGGAAGAGCCGGGCGGCGTGACCTATCTGCGACGCGGCCTGCCGCGCACGCCCGGCGACGAGCCATGGCCGGATGCCGCGCTCCCCGCCACGACCGAGCCGATCCCGTCCCCCGAGGACGACGCCCCCGCGGCCCCGTCGGCCGCCGGCGACGACTCGCGAGACGCATCGCCGGCACCCCGGGCCGATCTCGATCGGCCGCTCCCCTTCACCCGCACGGCGTGGGCGGGCGCCGCCGCCATCCGTCCCGCGAAGGCGCCGCGGGAGGAGCCGGTCCGCATGCGCGGCCTGACCCGAGCCCAGTGGGCGATCGGGCTCCTGCTCGGCGGGGTCGCGCTCGTGTTCGCGTCCGGGATGGTCGTGGCGGCGGCGCGGTTCCTCGTGAGCCTCGACGGCGTGCGCGCGTTCCTCGCCGCCTTCCCGGGCGAGTACCCCCTTCCCGCGGGCACCGCGCCCGGCTTCCCCGCGTGGGTGCAGTGGCAGCACTTCTTCAACGCCTTCCTCATCGTGCTGATCATCCGCACGGGGCTCCAGGTGCGCACGGAGAAGCGTCCGGCGGTGTTCTGGTCCCCGCGGGGCAACCGCAAGCGCCGCATCAGCCTCGCCCTCTGGTTCCACCAGGCGCTCGACATCCTCTGGATCGTGAACGGGGTCGTCTTCGTCGTCCTGCTCTTCGCCACGGGGCACTGGGCGCGCATCGTCCCGACGAGCTGGGAGGTCTTCCCCAACGCGCTCTCGGCGGCGCTGCAGTACGCGTCGCTGAACTGGCCGACCGAGAACGGCTGGGTCAACTACAACTCGCTGCAGCAGCTGGCCTACTTCACGACGGTCTTCGTCGCGGCGCCGCTGGCCGTCGTCACCGGTGTGCGCCTGTCGGGCGTGTGGCCGAAGAACGCCGCGACGCTCAGCCGCCTGTACCCCGTCGAGTGGGCGCGGGCGCTGCACTTCCCGGTCATGCTCTACTTCGTCGCGTTCACCGTCGTGCACGTCGCGCTCGTGCTCGCGACGGGGGCGCTGCGCAATCTCAACCACATGTACGGCGGCACGGACGCGGTGAACACCGTGGGCTTCTGGATCTTCGTGGCCTCGACCGCGGTCATCGTGGCCGGCTGGATCGCGGCCCGCCCGGTGGTGCTCGCCCCCATCGCGAAGCTCTTCGGCACGGTCAAGGGACGGTGAGGGCGGGGGATAACCCTCCCCATCTTCTCCGGCTGACCCCGGCGCGCGGGCGGGGCGGCCGTCCTAGCGTGGAGCCATGTCCACTCCCGTGTCCCCCTCTCCCCGAGTCGAGGCCGTGCCGCCGCACGCCGACGCGGCGCCGGGCCCCGCGCCCGCCGCCCGCCCCGCGCGCGACGGGATCTTCCGCCCGCTCCGGGTCGCCGGCGCGATCGCGCAGCTCGCCGCGCTCGGAATCGTCGGCCCGATCGTCTTCACGATCCTGGTGTCGCTCCTCAGCATCGGCGCGAGCCTCATCCTGGTGCTGGGTCTCGGCCTCGTCTTCCTCCTCGCCTTCGTCTATGCGCTCTTCGCACTCGGGTGGCTCGAGACCGCCCGCGTCGACGGCCTGTACGACTTCGGGCTTCCCGCCCGGCGACCGCGCCGCAGCGCCAAGCCCGGCTTCGGCGGCTTCCTCCACACGGTGTGGCTGCAGTTCATCGACCCCGGCATGTGGCGGGGCGTCGCGAACTCCGCCATCGCGACGGTGCTCGGTCTCATCGTGCTGCCGCTGGCGAGCATGCTCGTGTCGGGACTCGTGCTGGCGTTCTCGCCGCTGTTCGCGGGAGGCGGCGCCGTGCGCCTGGCGGGGACCGGCATCGAGATCGGTGCCGCGTGGGCGATCCCGGGCGGCCTGCTCGCCACGGTCGTGAGCGCGGCCGCCCTCGTGGGCCTCGGCATCCTGCACGGGGTCATCTCCCGCGCGATCATGGTCCCCTCCCGGGAGGCGCAACTCGCCGAGGCGGCGCGCACGTCGAACGTGCAGCGGGCCGGGGCCGTGCGCGCCGCCGAGGTGGAGCGCACGCGCATCGAGCGCGACCTGCACGACGGCGTCCAGCCTCGACTGGTGTCGGTCGGAATGACGCTGGGGCTGGCGCAGCAGAAGGTCGAGACCGACCCGGCGGCCGCGAAGGAGCTCATCGCCGAGGCGCACACCTCGACGAAGGCGGCCATCACCGAGCTGCGCCAGCTGGCCCGCGGCATCCACGCCTCGGTGCTCGACGACCGGGGACTGGATGCCGCGCTGTCGGCGCTGGCCGCCAGGTCGCACGTGCCGGTGACGCTCGATGTCCGCCTGGGCGCACGCTGCAGCCGCACGGCCGAGGCCGCCGCGTACTTCTGCATCGCGGAGGCGCTCACCAACGCCGCGAAGCACTCGCGGGGCAGCGAGTGCCGTGTGCTCGTGCGGGAACGCGAGGGCGGGATTCTCTGGGCCCGCGTCGAGGACAACGGCATCGGCGGCGCCCGGGTCGTCCCGGGCGGCGGGCTCGACGGCATCGCCAATCGAGTGCTGGCGGCGGGCGGGCAGTTCCGTCTGGACAGCCCCGCGGGCGGACCCACGACGGTGGAGGTGAGCATTCCGTGCGCATCCTGATCTGCGAGGACTCCGTCCTCCTGCGCGAGGGCCTGATCCGCCTGCTCGAGGACGCGGGGCACGAGATCGTCGCCGCGCTGCCCGACGCGGCCGGTCTCGCCGCGGCGGTGGCCGAGTCTTCCCCCGACCTCTGCATCCTCGACGTGCGCCTGCCGCCGACCTTCACCGACGAGGGCGTGCGTGCCGCGCTGCGCCTGCGCGCCGCGCGCCCCGACCTCGCCGTGCTCGTCCTCTCGCAGTACGTCGAGGAGCGGTACGCCAGCGACCTCATCGCGGGCAAGGGCGGCGCGCTCGGGTACCTGCTGAAGGACCGGGTGGCGGATGTCGCGGAGTTCGTCGAGACCGTCGCCCGCATCGGCGGCGGGGCCACCGTGTTCGACCCGGAGGTCGTCGCCCAGCTGCTGAGCCGCCGCCCGCTCGATGCGAAGATGCGCCGGCTCACCGACCGCGAGTCGACCGTGCTCTCGCTCGTCGCGGAGGGGCGGTCCAACCAGGCGATCGCCCAGACGCTGCACATCACGGAGGGCAGCGTCGAGAAGCACATCACCTCGGTGTTCGCCAAGCTCGAGCTCGAGCAGGACGACTCCGGAAACCGGCGAGTGCTCGCGGCCCTCGCCCATCTCGAACACGGCGGCCACGCGCCGCAGACTGGAACAGGAGCACCCCGATGAGCACGACGCTCACGCCCCCGCCGAACGCCCCGGCCACCCCGCCGCCGCCCGGCCCCTCCGGGGAGCCGCCCCGCATGTCGCGTCCGGCGGCCCGGGTCGTCGCGATCCTCACGATCGTGCTCGGCACCCTCGTGCTCGCGGGTGCCGCACTCGCCGCCGTCTTCTCGACGGTCTTCGCCGCCGCAGTGCACACCGACAGCCGCACCGCGGATGCCGCTGGCATCACCGAACTCGACGTCGATGTGTCGGCCGGCTCGTTCGAGCTCGTCTTCGGCGACGTCGACGAGGCCGTCCTCGAGGTCACGAGCGGAGCCGGAGCCGACCGGTGGCGACTCGAACGCGATGCCGGCACCCTCGTCGTCGACTCGCCCCGCGCCCTCTTCGGGGGCTGGCTGTTCGGCGGAAGCGGGCACGCGGTCCTCACGCTCCCCGCCGCACTGGAGCGGACGACGCTGGACGCGACGTACTCCCTCTCCGCCGGCGACCTCGACGCGCAGGGACGCTACGGCGACCTGTCCGTGGAGATGGGGGCCGGCGCGATGCGCATCGAGGGGTCGGCCCGCGAGGTCGACGCCGACGTGAGCGCGGGGCGCGCGGACCTGCTCCTCTCCGGCGTCTCGCGGGCGGACCTGGCCGTGTCGGCGGGCCAGCTCGTCGGGGTGCTCCGCGGCGACGCGCCGGATGCCGTGGGCATCGACGTGAGCGCCGGCTCGCTCGAGCTCACCCTGCCGGATGCCGCCTACGACGTGCGAGCCGAGGTCTCGGCCGGCGAGCTCGACAACCGCCTCGAGACGGCCGCGGCGTCACCCCGGGTGATCGAGGCGACGGTCAGCGCGGGTCAGGTGA is a genomic window containing:
- a CDS encoding thiolase family protein — protein: MRSAVIIDAVRTPSGRGKPGGALSGIHPVDLAALTLRALLERNGLEPGRVDDVILGCVSQVGEQGMNVARRAVLAAGFPETVPATSIDRQCGSSQQAAHFAAQGVMAGAYDIVIAGGVESMSRVPLGSSTSSGSPISPAMRGRYPDGLVNQGVSAELIPARWGLDRDALDAYAAASHARAVDAAARGLFDGQIVPVPAPEGPVTADETIRPATTVEGLRALGPAFRTDAMAERFPDLDWRITAGSSSPLTDGASAVLIMGEDVAAALGLRPRARFHAFAVVGDDPLMMLTGPIPATRRVLDRAGLSIDDIDAFEVNEAFASVPLVWLRELGADAGRTNAWGGAIALGHALGSSGTRLLGTLLARLEHDGGRFGLQTMCEGGGLANATIIERL
- a CDS encoding sensor histidine kinase, whose product is MSTPVSPSPRVEAVPPHADAAPGPAPAARPARDGIFRPLRVAGAIAQLAALGIVGPIVFTILVSLLSIGASLILVLGLGLVFLLAFVYALFALGWLETARVDGLYDFGLPARRPRRSAKPGFGGFLHTVWLQFIDPGMWRGVANSAIATVLGLIVLPLASMLVSGLVLAFSPLFAGGGAVRLAGTGIEIGAAWAIPGGLLATVVSAAALVGLGILHGVISRAIMVPSREAQLAEAARTSNVQRAGAVRAAEVERTRIERDLHDGVQPRLVSVGMTLGLAQQKVETDPAAAKELIAEAHTSTKAAITELRQLARGIHASVLDDRGLDAALSALAARSHVPVTLDVRLGARCSRTAEAAAYFCIAEALTNAAKHSRGSECRVLVREREGGILWARVEDNGIGGARVVPGGGLDGIANRVLAAGGQFRLDSPAGGPTTVEVSIPCAS
- a CDS encoding response regulator transcription factor → MRILICEDSVLLREGLIRLLEDAGHEIVAALPDAAGLAAAVAESSPDLCILDVRLPPTFTDEGVRAALRLRAARPDLAVLVLSQYVEERYASDLIAGKGGALGYLLKDRVADVAEFVETVARIGGGATVFDPEVVAQLLSRRPLDAKMRRLTDRESTVLSLVAEGRSNQAIAQTLHITEGSVEKHITSVFAKLELEQDDSGNRRVLAALAHLEHGGHAPQTGTGAPR
- a CDS encoding cytochrome b/b6 domain-containing protein — protein: MTYLRRGLPRTPGDEPWPDAALPATTEPIPSPEDDAPAAPSAAGDDSRDASPAPRADLDRPLPFTRTAWAGAAAIRPAKAPREEPVRMRGLTRAQWAIGLLLGGVALVFASGMVVAAARFLVSLDGVRAFLAAFPGEYPLPAGTAPGFPAWVQWQHFFNAFLIVLIIRTGLQVRTEKRPAVFWSPRGNRKRRISLALWFHQALDILWIVNGVVFVVLLFATGHWARIVPTSWEVFPNALSAALQYASLNWPTENGWVNYNSLQQLAYFTTVFVAAPLAVVTGVRLSGVWPKNAATLSRLYPVEWARALHFPVMLYFVAFTVVHVALVLATGALRNLNHMYGGTDAVNTVGFWIFVASTAVIVAGWIAARPVVLAPIAKLFGTVKGR
- a CDS encoding bifunctional 2-methylcitrate synthase/citrate synthase, with protein sequence MTDTTEIRKGLAGVVVDTTAISKVNPETNSLLYRGYPVQQLAATQPFEAVAYLLWHGELPSPEQLRAFRAEERAHRALDPAVKAAIDLTPVSAHPMDVVRTAVSVLGARDAEASDSSPEADLRKSVRLFAALPAAIAYDQRRRWGRDPIEPREDLDYSRNFLWMTFGEEPHEVVARAFDVSMILYAEHSFNASTFTARVITSTMADLHSAVVGAIGALKGPLHGGANEAVMHVFDEIGEAAAVEAWLDEALATKRKIMGFGHRVYKSGDSRVPTMKAALDTLVEHYGAQELAALYDALEAHFVARKGIHPNLDYPSGPAYRLMGFDTELFTPLFVAARVTGWTAHIMEQAASNALIRPLSEYVGPDERQVPGA